The following are encoded in a window of Candidatus Cloacimonadaceae bacterium genomic DNA:
- a CDS encoding FAD-dependent oxidoreductase, whose amino-acid sequence MANNFDVIIIGAGSIGLPTALSLAQRKLRVLVLDGEKGPGQQNNKKAIGGVRATHSDFGKINVCLRSIEIMRTWEEVWGDGIGWMSNGYSFPAYSETDADALKNLMKVQHTHGLNIQWLSPEEYNELVPGININGLLGSTFSPEDGSCSPLLLASAYYFHALRLGVQFNFNESVIGFETGNSIINKVITDKGCYAASVIINAAGANARELGTLLNIDLPVFPDNHEAGITEPVAPFTGPMVIDLRKRPGSANFYFYQNCEGQVCFCFTPDPPILGIDNRSTSSFLPMCSKRMLEVYPRLRFLKVRRTWRGQYPMTPDGFPIVGKTEAYANLINAVGMCGQGFMLGPGMGELLTRMALDEISASDLQILQSFNPSRDFSGMEAFK is encoded by the coding sequence ATGGCTAACAATTTTGACGTGATCATCATCGGAGCCGGTTCGATCGGTCTGCCCACAGCGTTATCACTGGCGCAAAGAAAGCTGCGCGTCCTCGTCCTCGATGGAGAAAAGGGTCCCGGACAGCAAAACAACAAGAAAGCGATCGGCGGAGTGCGTGCCACGCATAGCGATTTTGGCAAAATCAACGTCTGCCTGCGCTCGATCGAGATCATGCGCACCTGGGAAGAGGTTTGGGGAGACGGTATCGGTTGGATGTCAAACGGTTATAGCTTTCCAGCATATAGCGAAACGGATGCCGATGCCCTGAAAAACCTGATGAAAGTGCAGCATACTCATGGGCTGAACATTCAATGGCTGAGCCCTGAAGAATACAACGAACTCGTTCCGGGCATCAATATTAACGGCTTGCTCGGTTCCACCTTCTCGCCGGAGGACGGAAGCTGCTCTCCGCTGCTGCTGGCTTCTGCATACTATTTTCACGCGCTCAGACTCGGAGTGCAGTTCAATTTCAACGAAAGCGTCATTGGATTTGAGACTGGAAACAGTATCATCAATAAAGTCATCACCGACAAAGGATGCTACGCCGCGAGCGTGATCATCAATGCAGCAGGAGCCAACGCCAGAGAGCTTGGCACATTGCTGAATATCGATTTACCCGTCTTTCCAGACAACCATGAAGCCGGAATCACTGAGCCAGTGGCACCCTTCACGGGTCCGATGGTGATCGATCTGCGCAAACGTCCCGGTTCCGCGAATTTCTATTTCTATCAAAACTGCGAAGGACAGGTCTGTTTTTGTTTCACACCCGATCCGCCCATCCTCGGAATCGACAACCGTTCTACTTCAAGCTTTCTGCCGATGTGTTCCAAACGCATGCTGGAAGTATATCCCCGACTGCGCTTTCTCAAAGTGCGCAGAACCTGGCGCGGGCAATATCCGATGACTCCGGATGGCTTTCCCATCGTGGGAAAAACGGAGGCATACGCCAATCTGATCAACGCCGTCGGTATGTGCGGGCAAGGATTTATGCTGGGACCCGGAATGGGTGAATTGCTTACCCGCATGGCGCTTGACGAAATATCCGCCAGCGATCTGCAGATCCTGCAAAGCTTCAATCCCAGCCGCGATTTCAGTGGCATGGAAGCTTTCAAATAA